A stretch of DNA from Shewanella sediminis HAW-EB3:
ATGATTTTGTAAATCGTATGATGGAAAAAGGCTACACCAAAAAGCAAGTCAGATTGCTTTCAGAATGGTATCTGAGAGTTAGAAAGTCTTCTTAAAATAGACATTCAGGGAGCATTAACTGCTCCCTACAATGACTTGGGAGGTGCGCATGGCGAATTTCATAGATAGACGACTCAATGCTAAGGGAAAAAGCACGGTTAATCGTCAACGGTTTATCAACAGATACAAACAGCAGATAAAAAAAGCTGTGAGTGATGCTGTCACTCGACGCAGTGTTACCGATGTTGATAAGGGTGAAAAAATCGGGATCCCGACGAAAGACATTAGTGAACCTTCCTTTCATCAAGGACAAGGAGGAGTTAAGGAACGGGTACATCCGGGCAATGACCAATTTACCAGAGGAGATAAAATCGAGCGACCACCTTCTGGCACAGGACAAGGTTCCGGCCAGGGAGATGCGTCCGATTCTGGTGAAGGGCAAGATGATTTTGTTTTCCAGATCTCTAAGGATGAGTACCTTGAGTTATTATTTGAAGATCTCGAGTTACCCAACTTACAAAATAATCGTCTAAACAAATTGGTTGAATACCAAACCTATCGTGCAGGCTTTACCAATGATGGTGTGCCGGCAAATATCAATATTGTTCGTTCACTACGCTCATCATTAGCACGCAGAATTGCAATGACCTCCTCGAAGAAGGCCCAACTTAGCCTGCTAGAGAAAGAGCTTGAAGAGCTGGAAAATACACCTGGAGCAGAAGCGGAAAGAATTCTACTCATCAAGGAGCAGATAGAAGAGCTAAAGCAGAAGATAGACAGGGTTCCCTTTATCGATACGTTTGATCTCAGGTACAACAACTTCGCCAAACGCGAGATACCTTCGAGTCAGGCTGTCATGTTCTGTCTGATGGATGTGTCCGGTTCAATGGATCAGGCAACTAAGGATATGGCCAAGCGCTTTTATATTCTGCTCTACCTTTTTCTAACCCGAACCTATAAGAATCTTGACGTTGTCTATATACGCCACCACACCCAAGCTAAAGAGGTTGATGAACACGAGTTTTTCTATTCACAGGAAACAGGTGGCACTATTGTATCGAGTGCATTAAAACTCATGCATAAAATTCAAAAAGAGCGTTATCCGGAAAGCGAATGGAATATCTATGCAGCACAGGCATCTGATGGTGACAATTGGGCTGATGACTCCCCCGGATGTAAACAGATCCTTGAAAAAAACCTCCTTCCTGTGGTGAGATATTTTAGTTACATAGAGATCACTAACCGCGCCCATCAAACACTCTGGCGGGAGTATGAAAACCTCCAAAAGTCGTTTGATAACATCGCCGTCCAGCATATTAAACAGGCGGAAGATATATACCCGGTATTTAGAGAACTATTTAAGAAGCAAGCAGTTTAAGGGGGCGCTATGGATGCTAAAAAAAAGAGAACTCCACTCGATGACGGGCCCGATTGGAACTTCGAGCTACTTCAGTCATATTTAACTGAAATCGAAAGAGTGGCTGCACATTATAAGCTTGAATCTTATCCAAACCAGATAGAGGTCATAACAGCCGAGCAGATGATGGATGCTTATGCCGGCATAGGCATGCCAATAGGTTATACCCACTGGTCCTTCGGGAAAAAGTTTATCGAAACGGAGCAAAGCTATAAACGAGGACAGATGGGCCTGGCCTATGAGATAGTGATCAACTCAGATCCCTGCATCGCCTACCTTATGGAGGAGAATACCATCACAATGCAAGCCCTTGTGATGGCGCACGCAAGTTTCGGCCACAATAGTTTCTTCAAGAATAATTATCTCTTTAAAACCTGGACCGATGCCAGTTCGATTATTGACTATCTGGTTTTTGCGAAAAACTATATTAGTCAATGCGAGGAAACACACGGTACAAACCAAGTTGAGCTTATCGTCGACTCCTGCCATGCGTTAATGAACTATGGCGTCGACCGCTATAAGCGTCCGAGCGAAATTTCATTCAAAGAAGAGCAGCTAAGACAAAAAGATAGAGAGGAATACCTGCAGAGCCAAGTCAATGATCTATGGCGAACCATCCCCTTCACTCCTCATGATGATATCGAAAAGGAAACATTCAACTTTCCTGACGAGCCCCAGGAAAACATTCTCTATTTTATTGAGAAGAATGCCCCTTTGTTAGAACCCTGGCAGAGAGAGATAGTTCGGATAGTAAGAAAAATGGGCCAGTATTTTTATCCTCAGAAACAAACTCAGGTAATGAATGAGGGCTGGGCTACCTTTTGGCATTATACGATTCTCAACCATCTCTATGACGATGGCGTAGTTACCGATAGATTTATGATGGAGTTTCTTCAAAATCATACCAATGTCATTGTACAGCCTAGCTACAATAGTCCCTACTATAGTGGGATAAACCCGTACGCCTTAGGGTTTAATATGTTCGTGGATATAAGGAGAATTTGTGAGTCCCCTACCGAAGAAGACAAACTTTGGTTTCCTGATATTGCTGGCAGCGATTGGTTAGAAACATTACATTTTGCAATGCAAAACTTTAAAGACGAGAGCTTCATCAGCCAATATCTTTCACCTAACATCATCAGGCAGTTCAAGCTTTTTAGCATTCTTGACGATGATAAAAAAAACTACCTGTCAGTCTCTGCCATCCATGATGAACAAGGGTATAAAGATATCCGTCAGATGTTGTCGCAACAATATAACCTTTCCAATATCGAGCCTAACATTCAAGTTCAAAAAGTGGATATTACCGGAGACCGTTCATTAACACTAAGGTATGTACCGACTAACAGAATCCCACTAGCCAAAAGTCGCCATGAAGTCGTGAAGCACCTACATAGACTCTGGGGATTTGATGTAAGACTCGAAGAGTTTAACGAAGAGGGAGTGCAAAATATCATTGCCTCTTGCCCGGATAAACAAGCCGAGGAGTAATACCAATCGGTATAAAGGTGTGGTCACTCAGCGAGAGTTTAGCGCTTGTGAGGCAAGGCAACGAGTGAGGAACATAGTTATTCTACGTTTAAGCTCGTTAACGCCGTATCGGAAGCGCTAAAACTCGCCTTTCAGGAGTGTTTTTGGCTGCCTACTTCTGTGTTGAATGAGTTCAAAAGGGCTCACCATTCTCTCACTCTTTCGCCTTGAATTAAGCAGCCAAAAATAACTCTGAGTTGACCACTTTCTTATACCGATTGGTATATGTCACCGGTATTCTGAATCTGATATCAGTTTACAGATATAAAAAAAGCGCCTATTGGCGCTTTTTAATTTCAATGTCGCAACTTATGCGAATTTGAAATCGATGTGCTCAATAAGGCCCTTGAATGCATGACGCTGCATTGCCTGAACACGTACTTTAACGTCTTTACCATCAACTGTGATAGTTAGGTCGCTTGAGTAGAAATCAGCATTTTCTTGGATATTGATGATATCTTTATGGTCGAACTTGATAGAGATAGGCTCTTTACCAGCACCATAGATAACAGCAGGAACTTTGTTCGCATGACGTAGGCGGCGGCTCGAACCTTTCCCGATTTCAGTGCGGATTTCAGCTGCGATAGTATAAGACATAGTTTACTCACTTAAATAAAATAAATTTCAGATAGCCCTCATTTTCGACCAACGAAGACTGTTTTTAAAGCGGCAATATTCTAACATAACATACATCAGCTAACAAACTGTTTAATACTAAAAGATTAAGTTCAACATCCTACCAAGTACGAACCGGACCGGTATCGACATGAATAAACCCAGACTGAGGATAATACCCTACTCCACCTAACTTTAACTCTATGGCGGCTTCACGCAGATGACTCAAATTTACATCTGGGATCGCAATATCCATCGCCATTCCCTTCATATGGTAACTCTTCTTCGCTACACCATTACTTTTTGAGGCTAACATAGCATTGGTTTTAGGCGACCGATATCCTGAGATCACATTAAAGTCCTGATCCACATTTAACGATTCTTTTAACTTAAACAGGAGATCATATAATCGTTTATCCATGGGGGCCGACTCATTGCGCCTATGATCTCGTAAAATATGACTGAAATCCGATAGGATACCACTTTGATAATTTCCATCTACCCAATAGCTTCCTTGCCCACGCTCCCCGGTATGTAAGTTACGAAAACCTAAGCTTCGCACTCCTGTAGTCGATCGACTTGCCTGTACTTTTGAGGGGATCATTGAAAACATTGCAACGCCACCAAGGCCTAACAACAACTGCCTACGGGCTGGACATACTATTGACACACTACCACCACTGCCTACTTTTTAATCACGAATGCCAATAAACTAAACGTTATTGGCGGTGAAATCAAGTTAACGAGACAAGCGATAACGACGTGAGGATTTGCTTTGAACTATCGATTTTCGATTAAAGCAAGGTTACCTGTTGAATTTTGGTTATAAATATCATTTCTAAATTGCGAGTCCCCTTCACTATCTATCCATGCGGTCCAGTATACTAAATGTACGGCTAAGGAGTCATCGAGAGAAAACCATTGTGTTTTTTGCCTCTCAACTTGCATATCTACCCAGGTTTGCTTATCCCTGACTAAATTCGATGCCATCCAATTTGCCAGGCTCTCCACATTTTCGACCCGAATACAGCCAGATGACAACGCTCTGTTAGACTCTTCAAACAGAGATTTGTCGACGGTATCATGAAGGTAAACATTGTAGTCATTTGCAAAGTAAAATTTGTACCGCCCTAATGTATTCTCTTCACCGGGTCTCTGTACCAATCGATACGGAAAGCGGCCTTGGGCTAACTCTTGCCACTCATCAGGGCTTTTCTCAATGATCACGCCTTTAGCATCGAACACATCAAAATTTCGTTGAGTAATATAGCTACCATTCTCTCTCACCTTAGGTAATAGATCTCGCCAAAGCAGGCGTCTGGGTACCCGCCAACTGGGGTTGAGAACAACATTAGATATTTGACTACTCAACATGGGAGTTTGACGATAGGGTTTACCGACAATGACCCTGGATTTTAGCTGTATCTCATCATGGTCAACGAGTACCATCTCAAATGCCGGGATATTAATCAGTAAAAATCGACTATCCAATGAGGCTAAGTAACTGGATTTTTTTAAGAAGTTGTTTGC
This window harbors:
- a CDS encoding L,D-transpeptidase family protein, which encodes MALRNLVWLICTGFLLVLYVTPVAAMDRSDAGLNSLRYQLQLVNLVRPSKQSEDSYRILRSGTVQEKLDRVGGIQADLKYFWQNKNIPNDANRLDDTEDLYQRAISLEPTSSDYLPVSNRLRYLLWLSEHYPWKPLVIGGWLKEGDYHKSIPEISFRLNMLGDLDSYDRNNKQLNRTLATSLLRFQRRHGLKQDAIIGPETLRWLNASPKNRARLLANNFLKKSSYLASLDSRFLLINIPAFEMVLVDHDEIQLKSRVIVGKPYRQTPMLSSQISNVVLNPSWRVPRRLLWRDLLPKVRENGSYITQRNFDVFDAKGVIIEKSPDEWQELAQGRFPYRLVQRPGEENTLGRYKFYFANDYNVYLHDTVDKSLFEESNRALSSGCIRVENVESLANWMASNLVRDKQTWVDMQVERQKTQWFSLDDSLAVHLVYWTAWIDSEGDSQFRNDIYNQNSTGNLALIENR
- a CDS encoding YeaH/YhbH family protein, whose amino-acid sequence is MANFIDRRLNAKGKSTVNRQRFINRYKQQIKKAVSDAVTRRSVTDVDKGEKIGIPTKDISEPSFHQGQGGVKERVHPGNDQFTRGDKIERPPSGTGQGSGQGDASDSGEGQDDFVFQISKDEYLELLFEDLELPNLQNNRLNKLVEYQTYRAGFTNDGVPANINIVRSLRSSLARRIAMTSSKKAQLSLLEKELEELENTPGAEAERILLIKEQIEELKQKIDRVPFIDTFDLRYNNFAKREIPSSQAVMFCLMDVSGSMDQATKDMAKRFYILLYLFLTRTYKNLDVVYIRHHTQAKEVDEHEFFYSQETGGTIVSSALKLMHKIQKERYPESEWNIYAAQASDGDNWADDSPGCKQILEKNLLPVVRYFSYIEITNRAHQTLWREYENLQKSFDNIAVQHIKQAEDIYPVFRELFKKQAV
- the rplY gene encoding 50S ribosomal protein L25, producing the protein MSYTIAAEIRTEIGKGSSRRLRHANKVPAVIYGAGKEPISIKFDHKDIINIQENADFYSSDLTITVDGKDVKVRVQAMQRHAFKGLIEHIDFKFA
- a CDS encoding SpoVR family protein, with amino-acid sequence MDAKKKRTPLDDGPDWNFELLQSYLTEIERVAAHYKLESYPNQIEVITAEQMMDAYAGIGMPIGYTHWSFGKKFIETEQSYKRGQMGLAYEIVINSDPCIAYLMEENTITMQALVMAHASFGHNSFFKNNYLFKTWTDASSIIDYLVFAKNYISQCEETHGTNQVELIVDSCHALMNYGVDRYKRPSEISFKEEQLRQKDREEYLQSQVNDLWRTIPFTPHDDIEKETFNFPDEPQENILYFIEKNAPLLEPWQREIVRIVRKMGQYFYPQKQTQVMNEGWATFWHYTILNHLYDDGVVTDRFMMEFLQNHTNVIVQPSYNSPYYSGINPYALGFNMFVDIRRICESPTEEDKLWFPDIAGSDWLETLHFAMQNFKDESFISQYLSPNIIRQFKLFSILDDDKKNYLSVSAIHDEQGYKDIRQMLSQQYNLSNIEPNIQVQKVDITGDRSLTLRYVPTNRIPLAKSRHEVVKHLHRLWGFDVRLEEFNEEGVQNIIASCPDKQAEE
- a CDS encoding DUF882 domain-containing protein yields the protein MSIVCPARRQLLLGLGGVAMFSMIPSKVQASRSTTGVRSLGFRNLHTGERGQGSYWVDGNYQSGILSDFSHILRDHRRNESAPMDKRLYDLLFKLKESLNVDQDFNVISGYRSPKTNAMLASKSNGVAKKSYHMKGMAMDIAIPDVNLSHLREAAIELKLGGVGYYPQSGFIHVDTGPVRTW